The following are encoded together in the Rhizobium tumorigenes genome:
- a CDS encoding glycoside hydrolase family 43 protein: MIHNPILPGFNPDPSICRVGADYYIATSTFEWYPGVQIHHSRDLVNWTLVRRPLERQAQLDMRGNPDSCGIWAPCLSHADGLFWLVYTDVKRLDGNFKDAHNYIVTSETIEGEWSDPVHVNSSGFDPSLFHDADGRKWFVNMQWNHRSESFGGSPKSPAFDGILLQEYDAASKSLKGPIRNIFAGSPLGLVEGPHLFQRNGWYYLTTAEGGTGYDHAVTMARSRDIGGPYELHPDSHLMTAKGHPDAALQRTGHGQYVETPDGEAYHTHLCGRPLAPLRRCTLGRETALQKCVWKDDWLYLANGTVVGDVDVQGLAGAVPLDKPRRSGANFDGPTLPADFQWLRTPRPERLFSLTERPGHLRLFGRESIGSWFEQSLVARRQEHHSFRAETVIEFAPDTYQQVAGLTHYYNRFKFHALAVTVHEELGRCLTILSCPGDYPEGRLTFPIGSGVAVPEGRLQLSLEVRDNDLQFYWQAEGMGAWQAIGPVLDAGVISDEGGRGEHGSFTGAFVGMFAFDLSGRAKAADFDWFNYDIL; this comes from the coding sequence ATGATCCACAATCCTATTTTGCCCGGCTTTAATCCCGACCCGTCTATCTGCCGCGTCGGTGCCGACTACTATATCGCGACATCGACCTTCGAGTGGTATCCGGGTGTGCAGATCCACCACTCGCGCGACCTGGTGAACTGGACGTTGGTGCGCCGGCCGCTCGAGCGACAGGCTCAGCTCGACATGCGCGGCAATCCGGACAGCTGCGGCATCTGGGCGCCATGCCTGTCCCATGCCGATGGGCTTTTCTGGCTGGTCTATACCGACGTCAAACGGCTCGACGGCAATTTCAAGGACGCTCATAATTACATCGTGACCTCAGAGACCATCGAGGGCGAATGGTCGGATCCGGTCCATGTCAATTCATCGGGCTTCGACCCGTCGCTGTTTCACGATGCCGACGGTCGCAAGTGGTTCGTCAACATGCAGTGGAACCACCGCAGCGAGAGCTTTGGCGGCTCGCCGAAATCGCCGGCCTTCGACGGTATCCTGCTGCAGGAATACGATGCTGCCAGCAAGTCGCTCAAAGGGCCGATCCGCAACATCTTTGCCGGCAGCCCGCTCGGTCTCGTCGAGGGTCCGCATCTGTTCCAGCGCAACGGCTGGTATTATCTGACGACCGCCGAGGGTGGCACCGGCTACGACCATGCCGTCACCATGGCCCGGTCGCGCGATATCGGCGGCCCGTATGAACTGCATCCGGACAGCCACCTGATGACCGCGAAGGGTCACCCGGATGCTGCGCTCCAGCGCACCGGGCATGGCCAATATGTGGAGACCCCTGACGGCGAGGCCTATCACACCCATCTCTGTGGCCGTCCGCTGGCGCCGTTGCGTCGCTGCACGCTCGGTCGCGAGACGGCCCTGCAGAAATGCGTCTGGAAAGATGACTGGCTCTATCTCGCAAACGGCACCGTGGTGGGCGACGTGGACGTACAGGGCCTCGCCGGTGCTGTTCCCCTCGACAAGCCGCGACGCAGCGGTGCGAATTTCGATGGACCGACATTGCCGGCCGATTTCCAGTGGCTTCGCACGCCACGGCCGGAGCGGCTGTTCAGCCTCACCGAGCGGCCGGGCCATCTGCGGCTGTTCGGCCGCGAAAGCATCGGCTCATGGTTCGAGCAGTCGCTGGTTGCCCGTCGGCAGGAGCATCACAGCTTCAGGGCGGAAACCGTGATCGAGTTTGCGCCGGATACCTACCAGCAGGTAGCGGGGCTGACCCATTATTATAACCGCTTCAAGTTCCATGCGCTCGCCGTCACCGTGCATGAAGAACTCGGGAGGTGCCTGACCATTCTCTCATGCCCGGGCGACTATCCGGAGGGACGTCTTACCTTCCCCATCGGCAGTGGCGTCGCCGTTCCAGAGGGACGATTGCAGCTCTCGCTGGAGGTGCGCGATAACGACCTGCAGTTCTACTGGCAGGCCGAGGGCATGGGTGCATGGCAGGCGATCGGGCCGGTGCTCGACGCTGGCGTGATCTCGGACGAGGGCGGGCGAGGCGAGCACGGCTCGTTCACCGGCGCCTTTGTCGGCATGTTTGCCTTCGATCTCTCTGGTCGGGCGAAAGCCGCAGATTTCGACTGGTTCAACTACGACATCCTCTAG
- a CDS encoding beta-mannosidase — translation MTDTETSIDLAGPWQLTSPGSDHRAEIQIPGDVHSALQAAGIIVDPYVGRNEEVVQWVAHRDWVLQRRFVLGEVDGDWYLDIDSLDTVATISINDTVVLEADNCFRRYRPDVSKALRPGENTLSIVLHSSIAVGTALQEKQPFYIPYHPGNSPIANGNMLRKPQSHFGWDWNIAIAPLGLYGTVALRRLETARIESVTTRQMHNDDGTVDLLVTAALFAGRQGVAQLYFELDGERVRLDCGVVAGETAITHVFHIDEPRLWWPAGSGEPALYRLSVETGNEVVTRQIGLRTIELITDKDAAGSRFAFKVNGREIFCRGANWIPADALFSRSSREKTEDLLQSAADVHMNMIRVWGGGFYEADWFYDICDRLGLMVWQDFMFACNLYPSTGDFLDNVAAEVTYQVKRLASHPSIALWCGDNELVGALTWFEESRKDRDRYLVSYDRLNRTIELAMKQAAPEAIWWPSSPASGYLDFGDAWHADGSGDMHYWSVWHENKSFDNYRSVRPRFCSEFGFQSYTSLPVIRTYAEPKDMNVASPVMELHQKNAGGNERIAATMFRYFRFPKDFANFVYLSQIQQALAIQTAVDYWRSLKPHCMGTIYWQLNDTWPVASWSSLDYGGRWKAMHYMVRRFFQPVAVAAIPTEDKGTIRMSVVNDTLDEVSIDLALHVITMSGEVRPMTSVQATCGPDAAVIAFEVDAAAIAPGCVLGWTFTASNGMGGQGHYVHGTYKALELEPSGLSVRRIERTEDGAVEMTLTASGLALFVMIESETDGRYSDNAFDLTAGETRLVRFMPFLPMASDAMPEFRFYDLQSCQSLD, via the coding sequence ATGACGGATACCGAAACTTCGATCGATCTCGCCGGCCCATGGCAGCTGACATCACCGGGCAGTGACCACCGGGCAGAAATCCAGATCCCTGGCGATGTCCATTCGGCACTGCAGGCGGCAGGTATCATTGTCGACCCCTATGTTGGGCGCAACGAGGAGGTCGTCCAATGGGTGGCGCATCGAGACTGGGTGCTGCAGCGGCGCTTTGTGCTCGGCGAGGTCGACGGTGACTGGTATCTGGATATCGACTCTCTGGACACGGTAGCGACGATCTCGATCAACGACACCGTCGTGCTTGAGGCGGACAACTGCTTTCGCCGCTACCGTCCCGATGTTTCCAAGGCTCTGCGACCAGGCGAAAACACGCTCAGCATCGTGCTGCATTCCAGCATTGCAGTTGGCACCGCCTTGCAGGAGAAGCAGCCCTTCTACATTCCCTACCATCCCGGCAATTCTCCCATCGCCAACGGCAACATGCTGCGCAAGCCGCAGAGCCATTTCGGCTGGGACTGGAACATCGCCATCGCGCCGCTCGGACTTTACGGCACGGTAGCTCTGCGCCGGCTGGAGACGGCGCGGATCGAGAGTGTGACGACGCGCCAGATGCACAACGACGACGGAACCGTCGATCTGCTGGTGACGGCGGCCTTGTTTGCCGGCCGGCAGGGGGTGGCACAGCTCTATTTCGAACTGGACGGCGAGCGGGTGCGGCTTGATTGCGGCGTGGTGGCCGGCGAGACCGCCATTACCCACGTCTTCCATATCGACGAACCGAGGCTCTGGTGGCCGGCCGGCAGCGGCGAGCCGGCGCTCTATAGGCTGTCGGTCGAAACCGGAAACGAGGTGGTGACACGGCAGATCGGGCTTCGCACCATCGAGCTGATCACCGACAAGGATGCGGCCGGCAGCCGGTTTGCCTTCAAGGTCAACGGTCGCGAGATCTTCTGCCGCGGTGCCAACTGGATCCCCGCCGATGCGCTGTTCTCGCGCTCGAGCCGGGAAAAGACCGAGGACCTGCTGCAGTCTGCAGCCGATGTGCACATGAACATGATCCGGGTGTGGGGCGGCGGCTTCTACGAGGCCGACTGGTTCTACGACATCTGCGACCGGCTCGGCCTGATGGTCTGGCAGGACTTCATGTTCGCCTGCAATCTCTATCCCTCGACCGGGGACTTTCTCGACAATGTCGCGGCCGAGGTGACGTATCAGGTGAAGCGGCTGGCCAGCCATCCCTCGATCGCGCTCTGGTGCGGCGACAACGAACTGGTGGGCGCGCTCACCTGGTTCGAGGAATCGCGCAAGGATCGCGACCGCTACCTGGTCTCATACGACCGGCTCAACCGGACCATCGAGCTTGCCATGAAGCAGGCGGCGCCGGAGGCGATCTGGTGGCCGTCGAGCCCGGCCTCGGGCTATCTCGATTTCGGCGATGCCTGGCATGCCGATGGCTCCGGCGACATGCACTACTGGTCGGTCTGGCACGAGAACAAGAGCTTTGACAATTACCGCTCCGTGCGCCCGCGCTTCTGCTCGGAATTCGGCTTCCAGTCCTACACCTCGCTGCCGGTCATCCGGACCTATGCCGAGCCGAAGGACATGAACGTCGCATCGCCGGTGATGGAGCTTCACCAGAAGAACGCCGGTGGCAACGAGCGGATCGCGGCAACGATGTTCCGCTATTTCCGCTTTCCCAAGGATTTCGCCAATTTCGTCTATCTCAGCCAGATCCAGCAGGCGCTGGCGATCCAGACGGCGGTCGATTACTGGCGCTCGCTGAAGCCCCATTGCATGGGGACGATCTACTGGCAGCTGAATGACACCTGGCCCGTCGCGTCCTGGTCCAGCCTCGATTATGGCGGGCGCTGGAAGGCGATGCACTACATGGTGCGACGCTTCTTCCAGCCGGTCGCTGTCGCCGCGATCCCCACCGAGGACAAGGGGACGATCCGGATGTCCGTCGTCAACGACACGCTTGACGAGGTCAGCATCGACCTCGCTCTGCACGTCATCACCATGTCCGGCGAGGTTAGGCCGATGACGTCGGTGCAGGCGACCTGCGGTCCGGATGCTGCCGTCATCGCCTTCGAGGTCGATGCCGCGGCGATTGCTCCCGGCTGCGTTCTCGGATGGACATTCACCGCTTCGAACGGCATGGGCGGGCAGGGGCATTACGTCCACGGCACCTACAAGGCGCTGGAACTCGAGCCATCGGGCCTCAGCGTCCGGCGCATCGAGCGCACGGAGGACGGGGCGGTCGAAATGACGCTCACCGCCAGCGGACTTGCACTTTTCGTCATGATCGAGAGCGAGACGGACGGGCGTTATTCCGACAACGCATTCGATCTTACGGCCGGCGAGACGCGGCTGGTCAGGTTCATGCCGTTCCTGCCGATGGCGTCCGACGCCATGCCGGAGTTCCGTTTCTACGACCTGCAGTCCTGCCAATCGCTGGACTGA
- the mgrA gene encoding L-glyceraldehyde 3-phosphate reductase, translating to MSWQPAEDRYSKMKYNRTGRSGLKLPAVSLGLWHNFGGDTSHDRKVDMCRTAFDLGITHFDLANNYGPPPGSAETAFGEILRTDFAGLRDELIISSKAGYNMWPGPYGEWGSRKYLVASCDQSLKRMGLDYVDIFYSHRFDPDTPLEETCGALDYIVRSGRAQYVGISSYNSQRTREAAEILKSLGTPCLIHQPSYSMLNRWVEDDKLLDTLDDVGMGSIVFSPLAQGMLTTKYLNGIPEDSRAAQDHFLKREFIRPSILENIRKLNAIAERRGQTLAQMAIAWVLRGDRVTSALIGASRSSQIVDCVKALDNADFTAEELSEIDVYAKEADINLWAKSAELE from the coding sequence ATGAGCTGGCAACCGGCGGAAGACCGCTATTCCAAGATGAAGTACAACCGCACCGGCCGATCCGGCCTGAAGCTGCCGGCCGTTTCGCTCGGCCTCTGGCATAATTTCGGCGGCGACACCTCCCATGACCGCAAGGTCGACATGTGCCGCACCGCGTTCGATCTCGGCATCACCCATTTCGATCTCGCCAATAATTACGGCCCGCCTCCGGGCTCGGCCGAAACGGCGTTCGGCGAAATCCTGCGCACGGATTTTGCAGGCCTGCGCGACGAGCTGATCATCTCCTCCAAGGCCGGCTACAACATGTGGCCGGGTCCGTATGGCGAGTGGGGAAGCCGCAAGTACCTCGTCGCCTCCTGCGACCAGAGCCTTAAGCGCATGGGCCTCGACTATGTCGACATCTTCTATTCGCACCGCTTCGATCCGGACACCCCGCTCGAGGAAACCTGCGGCGCTCTCGACTACATCGTTCGCTCCGGGCGGGCACAGTATGTCGGTATCTCGTCCTATAACTCGCAGCGGACCCGCGAGGCGGCTGAGATCCTGAAATCGCTGGGTACGCCATGCCTCATCCACCAGCCGAGCTACTCCATGCTCAACCGCTGGGTCGAGGACGACAAGCTGCTCGACACGCTGGACGACGTCGGCATGGGCTCCATCGTCTTTTCGCCGCTGGCGCAGGGGATGCTGACGACCAAGTATCTGAACGGCATTCCGGAAGACAGCCGTGCCGCGCAGGACCATTTCCTGAAGCGGGAATTCATCCGCCCGTCGATCCTCGAGAATATCCGCAAGCTGAACGCGATTGCCGAAAGGCGCGGCCAGACGCTGGCGCAGATGGCGATAGCCTGGGTTCTACGCGGCGACAGGGTGACCTCGGCGCTGATCGGCGCCAGCCGTTCGTCGCAGATCGTCGATTGCGTCAAGGCGCTCGACAACGCTGATTTCACTGCCGAGGAGCTGAGTGAAATCGACGTCTATGCCAAGGAAGCCGATATCAACCTCTGGGCCAAGTCGGCCGAGCTGGAATAG
- a CDS encoding Gfo/Idh/MocA family protein, translating into MAKELGVGIIGCGNISTTYFTLSPLFRGLKVLACADINMGAAELRAEEFGVRAQTIDELLANDELDVIVNLTIPDAHFAVSKRILEAGKHVYSEKPLVLTLEEGETLRRLATEKGLAVGCAPDTFLGGAHQLARKFIDDGGIGRITSGTCHVMSAGMEMWHPNPDFFFLPGAGPILDLGPYYVADLINLIGPVKRVGAMTSMASETRTITSQPRHGEIIPVKTPTTIQALLEFVSGATITLTASWDVWSHRHGSIELYGTEGSLYVPDPNFFGGTVEASGRNKDIKTLDAWEHPFGIANQESPQGPRANYRTAGLADMAASLIDGRDARCSLDRTLHGVDVMTSILTSGAENRFIELTTTCSQPAALGIEEAQALLK; encoded by the coding sequence ATGGCCAAGGAACTCGGTGTCGGCATCATTGGATGCGGCAATATCTCAACGACCTATTTCACGCTATCGCCGCTCTTCAGAGGATTGAAGGTGCTCGCCTGCGCCGACATCAACATGGGTGCGGCGGAGCTCCGGGCGGAGGAATTTGGCGTCAGGGCACAAACGATCGACGAGCTGCTCGCAAATGACGAGCTCGATGTTATCGTCAACCTGACCATCCCGGACGCCCATTTCGCGGTCTCCAAGCGGATCCTCGAAGCCGGCAAGCACGTCTATTCGGAAAAGCCGCTTGTGCTGACGCTGGAAGAGGGCGAGACGCTGCGGCGTCTTGCGACGGAAAAAGGGCTCGCCGTCGGCTGCGCCCCGGACACGTTTCTCGGCGGCGCCCACCAGCTGGCGCGCAAGTTCATCGACGACGGCGGCATCGGCCGGATCACGTCGGGTACCTGCCATGTCATGAGCGCTGGCATGGAGATGTGGCATCCGAACCCGGACTTCTTCTTCCTGCCTGGCGCGGGGCCCATCCTCGATCTCGGCCCGTATTATGTCGCCGATCTCATCAACCTGATCGGGCCCGTCAAGCGCGTCGGAGCGATGACCTCGATGGCGTCGGAGACCCGCACGATCACCAGCCAGCCACGCCATGGCGAAATCATTCCGGTGAAGACGCCGACGACCATCCAGGCGTTGCTGGAATTCGTCAGCGGTGCGACCATCACGCTCACGGCCAGCTGGGACGTCTGGTCGCATCGGCATGGCAGCATCGAGCTCTACGGCACCGAGGGCTCGCTCTACGTGCCCGATCCGAACTTCTTCGGTGGAACGGTCGAAGCCAGCGGTCGCAACAAGGATATCAAGACACTGGATGCATGGGAGCACCCTTTCGGCATCGCCAACCAGGAAAGTCCGCAGGGTCCGCGCGCCAATTATCGCACCGCCGGGCTCGCCGACATGGCGGCCTCGCTGATCGACGGGCGCGATGCCCGGTGCTCGCTAGACCGGACGCTGCACGGCGTCGATGTCATGACGTCGATCCTCACATCCGGCGCCGAGAACCGGTTTATCGAACTGACGACGACCTGCAGCCAGCCGGCAGCGCTCGGCATCGAAGAGGCGCAGGCACTCTTGAAGTAA
- a CDS encoding ABC transporter ATP-binding protein, with protein sequence MTSSVSIRDLSLNFGAVNVLQNLNLEIEDGEFLVLLGSSGCGKSTLLNCIAGLLDISDGQIFIKDKNVTWEEPKDRGIGMVFQSYALYPQMTVEKNLSFGLRVARLPKAEIEKRIARAAEILQIQPLLKRKPAELSGGQRQRVAIGRALVRDVDVFLFDEPLSNLDAKLRSELRVEIKRLHHALKNTMIYVTHDQIEALTLADRIAIMKNGVIQQLDDPTTIYNAPRNLFVAGFIGSPSMNFLRGELVERDGKVAFSTNGVDFTLDGYAASEPLVAGRKVVLGLRPEHIGVNEAAGPGAEVHDAVVDIEEPMGADNLLWIKHAGHIMSVRINGARRFKPGAAIKLIFDMSVASVFDAATELRI encoded by the coding sequence ATGACATCCAGTGTTTCCATTCGCGATCTGTCGCTCAATTTCGGCGCGGTCAATGTCCTGCAGAACCTCAACCTCGAAATCGAAGACGGCGAGTTCCTGGTGCTTCTCGGCTCGTCCGGTTGCGGCAAGTCAACGCTTTTGAACTGCATTGCCGGGTTACTCGATATCTCCGACGGTCAGATCTTCATCAAGGACAAGAACGTCACCTGGGAAGAGCCCAAGGATCGCGGCATCGGCATGGTGTTCCAGTCCTACGCGCTCTATCCGCAGATGACGGTCGAAAAAAACCTGTCCTTCGGCCTGCGCGTGGCGCGTCTGCCGAAGGCGGAGATCGAAAAGCGCATCGCAAGGGCCGCCGAGATCCTGCAGATCCAGCCGCTGCTGAAGCGCAAGCCGGCCGAACTCTCGGGCGGCCAGCGGCAGCGCGTTGCCATCGGCCGGGCGCTGGTGCGCGATGTCGATGTCTTCCTGTTCGACGAACCGCTGTCCAACCTCGATGCAAAGCTGCGCTCCGAACTGCGGGTCGAAATCAAGCGGCTGCACCATGCGCTGAAGAACACGATGATCTACGTCACCCATGACCAGATCGAGGCTCTGACGCTCGCCGACCGCATCGCCATCATGAAGAACGGCGTCATCCAGCAGCTCGACGATCCCACCACGATCTATAATGCGCCGCGCAACCTTTTCGTCGCCGGCTTCATCGGCTCGCCGTCGATGAACTTCCTGCGTGGCGAGCTGGTCGAGCGCGACGGCAAGGTGGCTTTCTCGACCAACGGCGTGGACTTCACGCTCGACGGCTATGCTGCCTCCGAGCCGCTTGTGGCGGGGCGCAAGGTCGTGCTCGGGCTGCGTCCGGAGCATATCGGGGTGAACGAGGCCGCCGGTCCCGGTGCTGAAGTCCACGATGCGGTCGTCGATATCGAAGAGCCGATGGGGGCCGACAATCTTTTGTGGATCAAACATGCCGGCCACATCATGTCGGTGCGCATCAACGGCGCGCGACGCTTCAAGCCGGGCGCGGCGATCAAGCTGATTTTCGACATGTCTGTGGCCTCGGTCTTCGACGCTGCGACAGAATTGCGGATCTAG
- a CDS encoding sugar phosphate isomerase/epimerase family protein, with protein sequence MTTLGFQLYSAREFPPFSDVFAKVAKAGYTEVEGYGAMYASLDDAGLKAMRADLDSNGLTMPTGHFGLDLLESNPERALEIAGVLGIESIYAPHIMPDQRPSDAKGWHAFGARLEAAGRRFKNAGLDFGWHNHDFEFVKLADGSTPMEHIMAGGPGLSWEADLAWVVRGGADPFAWIETLGPRITAVHVKDIAPAGENTDEGGWADVGHGTLDWAKLMQALKSTGARHYVVEHDNPNDLDRVVTRSIASFKTY encoded by the coding sequence ATGACGACACTTGGTTTTCAGCTTTACAGCGCCCGCGAGTTCCCGCCCTTTTCCGACGTATTCGCCAAGGTTGCCAAGGCCGGTTACACGGAGGTCGAGGGCTATGGCGCGATGTATGCCAGCCTCGACGATGCCGGCCTGAAGGCGATGCGTGCCGATCTCGACAGCAACGGTCTGACCATGCCGACCGGACACTTCGGCCTCGACCTGCTGGAGAGCAACCCGGAGCGTGCCCTCGAGATTGCCGGCGTGCTCGGCATCGAGTCGATCTACGCACCCCACATCATGCCTGACCAGCGGCCCTCGGACGCAAAGGGCTGGCATGCATTTGGCGCCCGGCTGGAGGCGGCGGGCCGCCGGTTCAAGAATGCCGGCCTCGATTTCGGCTGGCACAACCATGATTTCGAGTTCGTCAAGCTTGCCGATGGCTCGACGCCGATGGAACACATCATGGCGGGTGGCCCCGGCCTTTCGTGGGAAGCCGATCTCGCCTGGGTGGTGCGCGGCGGCGCCGATCCGTTCGCATGGATCGAGACGCTGGGTCCGCGCATCACCGCCGTCCATGTCAAGGACATCGCACCGGCCGGCGAAAACACGGACGAGGGCGGTTGGGCCGACGTTGGCCACGGCACGCTCGACTGGGCCAAGCTGATGCAGGCCCTGAAGTCGACGGGCGCCCGCCATTATGTGGTGGAGCATGATAATCCCAACGATCTCGACCGCGTCGTGACGCGCTCTATCGCATCGTTCAAGACCTACTGA
- a CDS encoding RcnB family protein → MKKTITALLAAACLIAPAAQAPAALAVTPSKDVHRPVLHKGSWTRGHRLSPSDRNHAVPLDYTRYRLKTPPHGYRWVRIGGSFLMVGSTSGLILSVVAAR, encoded by the coding sequence ATGAAGAAGACGATCACCGCGCTGCTTGCTGCGGCGTGCCTGATTGCACCGGCGGCGCAAGCCCCTGCAGCCCTTGCCGTGACGCCATCAAAAGACGTTCATCGGCCCGTTCTGCACAAGGGCAGCTGGACGCGTGGCCATCGGCTTTCGCCCTCCGACCGCAACCACGCCGTCCCTCTCGACTACACTCGCTACCGCCTGAAAACGCCGCCCCATGGTTATCGATGGGTCCGCATCGGTGGAAGCTTCCTGATGGTAGGCTCCACCAGCGGCCTCATCCTCAGCGTCGTGGCCGCACGGTAG